The Shinella zoogloeoides genome includes a region encoding these proteins:
- a CDS encoding DeoR/GlpR family DNA-binding transcription regulator: protein MNDTERHKAIIDLLRETPFASVRDLQERLGASPATIRRDIDKLHELGRARKVYGGISAGEAGGSARLSARPYDENRDIAVEAKRAIAAKAAELVRDGDAIIVHAGSTCYQLGTLLARRNVRLWTNSMPLAAHLSEHGTCQLSLAGGELYREPGIIHDPAAGAPGFFASRFFLGTQGISSKGLLESHPLLVKVIGELAACADEIVLLADSRKFSIQPRNIALPLSRIGTIITDDGLTDAAAKMLEEAGVTITIATVGGEN, encoded by the coding sequence TTGAACGATACCGAGCGCCACAAGGCCATCATCGATCTGCTGCGCGAGACGCCTTTTGCGTCCGTACGCGATCTGCAGGAGCGCCTTGGCGCCTCTCCCGCCACCATTCGCCGTGACATCGACAAGCTGCATGAACTCGGCCGCGCCCGGAAAGTCTACGGTGGCATTTCCGCCGGTGAGGCCGGTGGCAGCGCCAGGCTCTCGGCCCGCCCCTACGACGAGAACCGCGACATTGCCGTCGAGGCCAAGCGGGCGATTGCAGCGAAAGCCGCCGAACTGGTGCGCGATGGTGACGCCATCATCGTGCATGCCGGCTCGACCTGCTACCAACTCGGCACGCTGCTGGCACGGCGCAATGTGCGGCTGTGGACCAATTCCATGCCGCTTGCCGCCCATCTGAGCGAGCACGGCACCTGCCAGCTGTCGCTCGCCGGCGGCGAACTCTACCGCGAGCCCGGTATCATTCACGATCCGGCGGCCGGCGCGCCGGGCTTCTTCGCTTCGCGCTTCTTTCTGGGCACCCAGGGCATCAGCAGCAAGGGGCTGCTCGAATCCCATCCGCTGCTCGTCAAGGTCATCGGCGAGCTCGCGGCCTGCGCCGACGAGATCGTGCTTCTGGCCGACAGCCGGAAATTCTCCATCCAGCCGCGCAACATCGCCCTGCCGCTCTCGCGCATCGGCACCATCATCACGGATGACGGCCTGACCGATGCCGCCGCCAAGATGCTGGAAGAGGCAGGCGTCACCATCACGATCGCGACCGTGGGAGGGGAAAATTGA
- a CDS encoding carbohydrate kinase — MSPSPIAVFDLGKTNSKLFVLSADGKVIDESRTRPIWKRLGDLSVLDDAALFAWMEGELARVVANHGVDRITFSGHGCTFALVAGDALVHPVLDYEQEPPSDIAGRIDALMPDFGETFSPPLPLGFNYGRHLLWLNERDPALFGKADTILAYPQFWSWKFSGCTVSEVSYLGCHSHLWAPLADDFSSLVDRMGWRGKMPAFARAGSLIGTHRVSLDDGRSVEIAVHNGVHDSNAALYFYRSLGFSDFTLVSTGTWVIVFNPASPLERLDPARDMLANVTVDHQPVATIRFMGGREYDVASGGWARPVSVEAVAAVIAKGAFALPSFAAGGPMQGHAGRFSGPVVDGEERAAAALLYVALMTDQSLDLIGSQNTIVIDGGLVKTGLYAAILAVLRPGQTVHTSANPEGSAFGAAALVFDASGSNPFVNDCAVAAPAAIAGIEAYRQDWRRQVEVMTRGEIREKRA, encoded by the coding sequence TTGAGCCCGTCCCCCATCGCCGTCTTCGATCTCGGCAAGACCAATTCGAAACTCTTCGTGCTCTCGGCTGACGGCAAGGTTATCGATGAATCGCGCACCCGCCCAATCTGGAAGCGGTTGGGCGATCTGAGTGTTCTCGACGACGCGGCGCTCTTCGCATGGATGGAGGGTGAGCTCGCCCGCGTGGTAGCCAACCATGGCGTCGACCGGATCACCTTCTCGGGCCATGGGTGCACTTTCGCGCTTGTCGCCGGCGACGCCCTTGTTCATCCCGTGCTCGATTACGAGCAGGAACCTCCGTCGGACATTGCCGGCCGCATCGATGCGCTCATGCCGGATTTCGGCGAAACCTTTTCGCCGCCCTTGCCGCTCGGCTTCAACTATGGCCGCCACCTTCTCTGGCTGAACGAGCGCGATCCCGCGCTCTTCGGGAAGGCCGATACCATTCTGGCCTATCCGCAGTTCTGGAGCTGGAAGTTTTCAGGCTGCACGGTGTCCGAGGTTTCCTATCTCGGCTGCCATTCCCATCTGTGGGCGCCGCTTGCCGATGATTTCAGCAGCCTTGTCGATAGGATGGGCTGGCGCGGCAAGATGCCCGCGTTTGCGCGGGCCGGAAGCCTGATCGGCACGCACCGCGTATCGCTCGACGACGGGCGCAGCGTGGAAATCGCCGTCCATAATGGCGTGCACGACAGCAATGCGGCGCTCTATTTCTATCGCTCGCTGGGCTTTTCCGATTTCACGCTGGTCTCGACCGGTACCTGGGTGATCGTCTTCAACCCTGCAAGCCCGCTCGAGCGGCTCGATCCCGCGCGCGACATGCTGGCCAATGTCACGGTCGATCACCAGCCGGTCGCCACCATCCGCTTCATGGGAGGCCGGGAATATGATGTCGCGAGCGGCGGCTGGGCCAGACCGGTTTCGGTGGAGGCCGTTGCCGCGGTGATTGCCAAGGGCGCTTTCGCGCTGCCCTCCTTTGCCGCGGGCGGCCCCATGCAGGGTCATGCCGGACGTTTCAGCGGCCCTGTTGTCGACGGAGAGGAGCGTGCCGCCGCCGCCCTGCTCTATGTCGCGCTGATGACCGATCAGTCGCTCGACCTCATCGGTTCGCAAAATACCATAGTCATCGATGGCGGCCTGGTAAAAACCGGCCTTTATGCCGCCATCCTCGCCGTCTTGAGGCCAGGCCAGACGGTTCATACCAGCGCCAATCCGGAAGGAAGCGCCTTTGGCGCCGCTGCCCTCGTCTTCGACGCTTCGGGCAGCAATCCCTTCGTCAACGACTGCGCGGTGGCCGCGCCCGCTGCCATCGCCGGTATCGAGGCCTACAGGCAGGACTGGCGTCGGCAGGTCGAGGTGATGACGCGGGGCGAGATCAGGGAGAAGCGTGCATGA
- a CDS encoding sugar ABC transporter ATP-binding protein: MTGQATTPLLEMRDISKTFGASRALSHVSLTVHSGEVHALMGENGAGKSTLMKILSGAYTADPGGSVLIDGAPVTLGDPLKAKAHGIAVIYQELSLAPNLTVAQNMFLGNEPSRFGLADHAEMRRRAEPILKQLGIGFDATRRVAELSLGERQMVEIARALTTNARIIVMDEPTTSLTTRETDRLFDVIARLKADGIAVIYISHRMEEIYQLSDRVSVLRDGAYIGTLERDGLSAGKLVSMMVGRDLSSFYKKEHRQAEGVRAAVLSVTNVGDGQRVHDCTFDVRAGEVLGIAGLVGSGRTELARLVYGADRRISGEIRLNGETLAIASPRDALDAGIAYLTEDRKALGLFLDMSISDNINIGVIVEDAKAGGALNFAKARERAIGAVKALSIRTAGTQINVGALSGGNQQKALLARLLETRPKAIILDEPTRGVDVGAKSEIYRIIDDLAQSGIAVVVISSDLPEILGIADRVLVMREGRIAGEVSQPIEQEAIMALATGTAGAAA; the protein is encoded by the coding sequence ATGACCGGACAGGCCACGACCCCCCTTCTTGAAATGCGCGACATCAGCAAGACCTTTGGTGCATCCAGGGCATTGTCGCATGTCAGCCTCACGGTGCATTCCGGCGAAGTGCATGCCTTGATGGGCGAGAACGGCGCCGGCAAGTCGACGCTGATGAAGATCCTGTCCGGCGCTTATACCGCCGATCCCGGCGGCTCCGTGCTGATCGATGGCGCGCCGGTCACGCTCGGCGATCCCTTGAAGGCCAAGGCCCATGGCATTGCCGTCATTTATCAGGAGCTTTCGCTCGCGCCGAACCTCACAGTGGCGCAGAACATGTTCCTCGGCAACGAGCCGTCGCGTTTCGGCCTTGCCGATCACGCCGAGATGCGCCGACGGGCCGAGCCGATCCTCAAGCAGCTTGGCATCGGCTTCGATGCCACTCGCCGGGTTGCCGAACTCTCGCTCGGCGAGCGGCAGATGGTGGAGATCGCGCGCGCACTAACCACCAATGCGCGCATCATCGTCATGGACGAGCCGACGACATCGCTCACCACGCGCGAGACCGACCGGCTGTTCGACGTCATCGCCCGCCTGAAGGCCGACGGCATCGCCGTCATCTATATCAGCCACCGCATGGAGGAGATCTACCAGCTCTCCGACCGTGTCAGCGTGCTGCGCGACGGTGCCTATATCGGCACGCTGGAGCGCGATGGCCTCTCGGCCGGCAAGCTGGTCTCGATGATGGTCGGCCGCGACCTTTCGTCCTTCTATAAGAAGGAGCACCGGCAGGCGGAAGGCGTGCGCGCCGCCGTTCTCTCCGTCACCAATGTCGGTGACGGCCAGCGCGTGCATGATTGCACTTTCGATGTGCGGGCGGGCGAAGTGCTGGGCATCGCCGGCCTTGTCGGCTCGGGCCGCACCGAACTCGCCCGTCTCGTCTACGGTGCCGACCGCCGCATCTCGGGTGAGATCAGGCTGAACGGCGAGACCCTGGCGATTGCCTCGCCGAGGGATGCGCTCGATGCCGGCATCGCCTACTTGACCGAGGACCGCAAGGCACTCGGCCTCTTCCTCGACATGTCGATCAGCGACAACATCAATATCGGCGTCATCGTTGAGGATGCCAAGGCGGGCGGCGCTCTGAACTTCGCCAAAGCGAGAGAGCGGGCCATCGGCGCCGTCAAGGCGCTATCGATCCGCACGGCCGGCACGCAGATCAATGTCGGCGCGCTCTCGGGCGGCAACCAGCAGAAGGCGCTGCTGGCCCGCCTGCTGGAAACCAGGCCGAAGGCGATCATTCTCGACGAGCCGACGCGCGGTGTCGATGTCGGCGCGAAATCCGAAATCTACCGCATCATCGACGACCTTGCCCAGAGCGGCATCGCCGTCGTCGTGATCTCCAGCGATCTGCCGGAAATTCTCGGCATTGCCGACCGCGTTCTGGTCATGCGCGAGGGGCGCATCGCCGGCGAGGTGAGCCAGCCGATCGAACAGGAAGCCATCATGGCGCTGGCAACAGGCACTGCCGGCGCGGCGGCGTGA
- a CDS encoding ABC transporter permease subunit, whose product MAASETEQARMDKLKLRSTLTALGMLPVLVLLAIGFHLLSGRFLSVNNLSIVMQQASINMVLAAGMTFVILTGGIDLSVGSILAASAMIAVIVSLVPDLGMLGVPAAILAGLACGFLNGAIIAWLKLPPFIVTLGSLTAIRGVARLLGNDTTVFNADLPFDFIGNGTLFGIPWLAIIAIATIIVSWFILKRTVLGTWIYAVGGNSEAARLTGIKVPLVLLFVYSISGLLSGLGGAMSAARLYAANGLQLGQAYELDAIAAVILGGTSFVGGVGSIWGTLIGALIIAVLSNGLILVGVSDIWQYIIKGLVIIVAVGLDRYRLKGLGRT is encoded by the coding sequence ATGGCTGCAAGCGAAACCGAACAGGCCCGAATGGACAAGCTGAAGCTGCGCTCGACGCTGACTGCGCTCGGCATGCTGCCCGTGCTCGTGCTGCTCGCAATCGGCTTCCATCTGCTTTCCGGCCGCTTTCTGTCGGTCAACAACCTGTCGATCGTCATGCAGCAAGCCTCGATCAATATGGTGCTGGCTGCGGGCATGACCTTTGTCATCCTGACGGGAGGCATCGACCTGTCGGTCGGCTCGATCCTCGCCGCCTCGGCCATGATCGCCGTCATCGTCTCGCTGGTGCCGGATCTCGGCATGCTCGGCGTTCCTGCCGCCATCCTTGCCGGCCTTGCCTGCGGCTTTCTCAACGGCGCGATCATCGCCTGGCTCAAACTTCCGCCCTTCATCGTCACGCTCGGCTCGCTCACTGCCATCCGCGGCGTTGCCCGCCTGCTCGGCAACGACACGACCGTCTTCAATGCGGATCTGCCGTTCGATTTCATCGGCAACGGTACGCTGTTCGGCATACCGTGGCTCGCCATCATCGCGATCGCGACGATCATCGTCTCCTGGTTCATCCTCAAGCGCACGGTGCTCGGCACCTGGATTTATGCCGTCGGAGGCAATTCCGAGGCCGCGCGTCTCACCGGCATCAAGGTGCCGCTGGTGCTGCTCTTCGTATATTCGATATCGGGCCTGCTTTCCGGTCTCGGCGGCGCCATGTCGGCCGCCCGCCTCTATGCCGCAAATGGCCTGCAGCTCGGGCAGGCCTATGAGCTCGATGCCATCGCGGCCGTTATTCTCGGCGGCACCTCGTTCGTCGGCGGCGTCGGCTCCATCTGGGGCACGCTGATCGGCGCGCTCATCATCGCCGTGCTCTCCAACGGCCTCATTCTCGTGGGGGTCTCGGACATCTGGCAATACATCATCAAGGGCCTCGTCATCATCGTCGCCGTTGGCCTCGATCGGTACAGGCTGAAAGGACTTGGCCGGACATAA
- a CDS encoding ABC transporter substrate-binding protein has product MRLISKLFIGTALAATIAMPAAAKDLNKIGISVGLLGNPFFVATIKGIEDRAKEINPNVEVISVSADYDLNKQVSQVDSFIAAGVDIIMLNAVDAKAIAPAVKKAQAAGVVVAAFDVSAPGADVTVMTNNVKAGEEACNYIAEKLGNKGDVVIINGPASSSILERVQGCKDALGKHADIKILSDDQNGQGSRDGGLAVMQGLLTRFDKIDAVFAINDPTAIGAELAAKQLNRSEFFFTAVDGAPDIEKSLASGNSMIKASASQDPYVMAGQALQLGVEVLKGNKPAEPIVLLDPKLITAENVKDYKGWTAAR; this is encoded by the coding sequence ATGCGTCTCATCTCGAAGCTCTTCATTGGCACCGCGCTCGCCGCCACGATCGCCATGCCCGCCGCCGCCAAGGACCTCAACAAGATCGGCATCTCGGTCGGCCTGCTCGGCAATCCGTTCTTCGTCGCAACCATCAAGGGTATCGAGGACCGAGCCAAGGAAATCAATCCGAACGTCGAAGTCATCTCCGTCTCGGCAGACTACGACCTGAACAAGCAGGTCTCGCAGGTCGACAGCTTCATCGCCGCCGGCGTCGACATCATCATGCTGAACGCCGTCGATGCCAAGGCCATCGCACCCGCCGTGAAGAAGGCGCAAGCCGCCGGCGTCGTGGTTGCCGCATTCGACGTTTCGGCTCCCGGCGCCGATGTCACCGTCATGACGAACAACGTCAAGGCTGGCGAAGAAGCCTGCAACTACATCGCCGAGAAGCTCGGCAACAAGGGCGACGTCGTCATCATCAACGGCCCGGCCTCCTCCTCGATCCTCGAGCGCGTCCAGGGGTGCAAGGACGCACTCGGCAAACATGCCGACATCAAGATCCTGTCTGACGACCAGAACGGCCAGGGCTCGCGTGATGGCGGTCTTGCCGTCATGCAGGGCCTGCTGACCCGCTTCGACAAGATCGACGCGGTCTTCGCCATCAACGACCCGACCGCGATCGGTGCGGAACTTGCCGCCAAGCAGCTGAACCGCAGCGAGTTCTTCTTCACGGCCGTTGACGGCGCGCCGGACATTGAAAAGTCGCTGGCCAGCGGCAATTCCATGATCAAGGCCTCGGCCTCGCAGGATCCCTATGTCATGGCCGGCCAGGCCTTGCAGCTTGGCGTCGAAGTGCTGAAGGGCAACAAGCCGGCCGAACCCATCGTGCTGCTCGACCCGAAGCTGATCACGGCTGAAAATGTCAAGGACTACAAGGGCTGGACCGCAGCCCGCTAA
- a CDS encoding sugar phosphate isomerase/epimerase, whose protein sequence is MSKIGVHSFVWSAGSSRSDLEKALESTHRLGYKLIEFSYLDPEQVDVKWLSGRLGELGLDVAISMGLPPEGDISSEDASVVANGVDILDRAVALVRDLGGTKLAGILSSAHGKQEHSLTRKAWDTSVSALSKVADRAKAAGVTLNLEIVNRFESNMLNTAAQGLAYIRDTGASNVLLHLDTFHMNIEEADVGLAIRHAADKIGYVHIGESHRGYLGTGTIDFAAIFDALVAIGWDDYVTFESFSTTIVDRDLSLKTAIWRNLWDDNVALAHHANRFIELGLETARRKSELVCQAHLPV, encoded by the coding sequence ATGTCGAAAATCGGTGTCCATTCCTTCGTCTGGAGCGCGGGCTCGTCCAGGAGCGATCTTGAGAAGGCGCTCGAGAGCACCCACAGGCTCGGCTACAAGCTCATCGAATTCTCCTATCTCGATCCCGAGCAGGTCGACGTGAAATGGCTGTCCGGTCGCCTCGGTGAACTCGGCCTGGATGTAGCGATAAGCATGGGCCTTCCGCCGGAGGGCGACATTTCCAGCGAGGATGCATCGGTCGTGGCGAACGGCGTCGATATTCTCGACCGCGCCGTAGCCCTGGTGCGCGACCTGGGCGGCACGAAACTGGCCGGCATCCTTAGCTCCGCCCATGGCAAGCAGGAACACAGCCTGACGCGCAAGGCCTGGGACACCAGTGTCTCCGCCCTGTCGAAGGTGGCGGACCGGGCGAAGGCCGCCGGCGTCACGCTCAATCTCGAGATCGTCAATCGCTTTGAGAGCAACATGCTGAACACCGCGGCACAAGGACTGGCCTATATCCGCGACACCGGAGCGTCCAACGTGCTCCTGCATCTCGACACGTTCCACATGAACATCGAGGAGGCCGATGTCGGCCTCGCCATTCGCCACGCGGCTGACAAGATCGGCTATGTCCATATCGGCGAAAGCCATCGCGGCTATCTCGGAACGGGCACGATCGACTTCGCAGCGATTTTCGACGCGCTTGTTGCGATCGGCTGGGACGACTACGTCACTTTCGAATCGTTCTCGACGACCATCGTCGACAGGGACCTGTCGCTCAAGACGGCGATCTGGCGCAACCTCTGGGACGACAACGTCGCGCTCGCCCACCACGCGAACCGGTTTATCGAATTGGGCCTGGAGACGGCTCGTCGTAAGAGCGAGCTCGTGTGCCAAGCTCACCTCCCGGTCTAG
- a CDS encoding response regulator, translated as MNAPIRIIVVDDHPLFRAGVTQSLALDPTITVIAEGNSGSQALELVERHEPDVILLDISMPGNGIDAAAAITATQRPPRVLMLTGSDDGHDVMRAIEAGASGYVLKGISANDLIAAVKSVAAGETFVTPSLSLGLLTRLSGKAETAPLARLTLRELRVLELLAQGLSNRGIGGNLGVHEKTVKFHVTNILRKLKVRNRVEAALALKER; from the coding sequence ATGAATGCGCCGATCAGAATTATCGTGGTTGACGATCATCCGTTGTTCAGAGCAGGCGTCACGCAATCGCTCGCGCTCGACCCCACAATCACAGTCATCGCGGAAGGAAATTCCGGCAGCCAGGCGCTCGAACTGGTCGAGCGCCATGAGCCGGATGTCATCCTGCTCGACATATCCATGCCGGGCAACGGCATCGATGCCGCCGCGGCGATCACCGCAACGCAAAGGCCGCCGCGCGTCCTGATGCTCACCGGCTCCGACGACGGCCATGACGTGATGCGGGCAATAGAGGCCGGTGCATCTGGCTACGTTCTGAAGGGTATTAGCGCAAACGATCTGATAGCCGCCGTGAAGAGCGTCGCGGCCGGCGAAACCTTCGTAACACCGAGCCTCAGCCTCGGTCTTCTCACCCGGTTGAGCGGCAAAGCGGAAACGGCGCCCCTCGCCCGCCTTACCTTGCGAGAGCTACGCGTCCTTGAGCTTTTGGCGCAAGGGCTCAGCAATCGAGGGATCGGCGGAAACCTTGGAGTCCATGAAAAAACCGTGAAATTCCACGTGACAAATATTCTAAGGAAGCTGAAGGTCCGCAACCGCGTTGAAGCGGCTCTGGCCCTGAAGGAAAGGTAA
- a CDS encoding sensor histidine kinase: MVDAAATSPRFHRAHGFRSLSQPIQFALSGGLIMLAAMFLAGVVISGIVTRAAVESTAASSALFLDSLLSPLVQQLARREVLGPQAIARLDEALKEGAFADRFAHVDIWRSDGLAAYSTTSDLIGGRFPPPEGAAMAFDGEVSARYTDLAAGEHVARAWTTKYLEIYVPLREHGSGRIIAVVEIHELTQPLEAKLLKLRVQTWLVVSGAALSIALALTGVVYSNSRLIGRQQVALESRLAEIERVSHQNSELRMKVQRASGRLVEMNESYLRNVGAELHDGPVQLIGLSALKIEQVRRAADKDGRAAILTAIEGLLGDALHDMRAIARGLVLPEIQALSLREIVESVVRVHERRTGTAVSLICDGTPPSRSSQAMRLCAYRFVQEGLNNAYRHAGGHGQTVECRHEGDVFVLRVSDDGAGTAGRPETSEGSLGLFGLRERVESLGGTFSVRHGRQGTVIEMATVLNGGDEV, translated from the coding sequence ATGGTCGATGCAGCAGCCACATCGCCACGCTTTCATCGGGCACACGGCTTCCGGAGCCTGAGCCAGCCGATACAGTTTGCGCTGTCGGGTGGCCTCATCATGCTGGCGGCGATGTTCCTTGCCGGCGTCGTCATCTCCGGCATCGTCACCCGCGCGGCGGTGGAAAGCACCGCGGCAAGCTCCGCTCTCTTCCTGGACAGCCTCCTCTCCCCCCTGGTCCAGCAACTGGCGCGTCGGGAAGTACTCGGCCCGCAGGCCATCGCGCGCCTGGACGAGGCGCTGAAGGAAGGCGCCTTCGCCGACCGCTTCGCCCATGTCGACATCTGGAGGAGTGACGGGCTCGCCGCCTATTCGACCACATCCGATCTGATCGGCGGGCGATTTCCGCCACCGGAAGGCGCCGCTATGGCGTTCGATGGCGAGGTTTCGGCACGATACACCGATCTTGCCGCCGGCGAACATGTCGCGCGGGCGTGGACGACGAAATATCTGGAAATCTACGTTCCCCTGCGCGAGCACGGGTCCGGCCGCATCATTGCCGTCGTTGAAATCCATGAACTGACACAACCGCTCGAAGCCAAGCTGCTGAAGCTGCGGGTGCAGACATGGCTCGTCGTCAGCGGGGCGGCCCTGTCGATCGCACTCGCCTTGACCGGTGTCGTCTACAGCAACAGCAGATTGATTGGACGGCAGCAGGTCGCCCTGGAGAGCCGCCTTGCCGAGATCGAGCGCGTCTCCCACCAGAACAGCGAGTTGCGCATGAAGGTCCAGCGGGCCTCGGGCCGGCTGGTGGAGATGAACGAAAGCTACCTGCGCAACGTGGGCGCCGAGCTGCACGACGGCCCGGTTCAACTCATCGGTCTTTCCGCACTCAAGATCGAGCAGGTCCGGCGCGCGGCGGACAAAGACGGGCGGGCGGCGATACTGACGGCGATCGAGGGCCTTCTGGGCGATGCATTGCATGACATGCGCGCGATCGCGCGGGGATTGGTGTTGCCGGAGATCCAGGCGCTGTCCCTGCGTGAGATCGTCGAAAGCGTGGTGCGCGTGCATGAACGAAGAACCGGCACCGCCGTCTCCCTGATCTGCGACGGCACGCCGCCGTCCCGCTCCTCGCAGGCAATGCGCCTGTGCGCCTACCGCTTCGTGCAGGAGGGCCTCAACAACGCCTATCGCCATGCTGGCGGGCATGGGCAAACCGTCGAATGCCGGCACGAAGGCGACGTTTTCGTCTTGCGCGTCAGCGACGACGGCGCGGGGACGGCCGGACGCCCGGAAACGTCCGAGGGCAGCCTCGGATTGTTCGGGCTGCGGGAGCGCGTGGAGAGCCTCGGAGGCACGTTCTCCGTGCGCCATGGCCGACAAGGCACAGTCATCGAAATGGCCACAGTCCTGAACGGAGGAGATGAAGTATGA